The following proteins are co-located in the Maridesulfovibrio sp. genome:
- a CDS encoding calcium/sodium antiporter: protein MLSNIFFFVLSIFLLWFGADWIVESASKIAKKYKVSDLVIGLTIVAFGTSAPEFLVTATAAFKGLSDISLSNVVGSNIFNLGFILGLMALIKPLPTNRSLAMRDTPLLLFTTALILGLAYFDMLDRSAGLMLLTILGAYIAYLLVHSKRAANAMAGIVPDVEEENGSEISTKDWVKLLAGFIGIALGGDFMVDAASEIARHFGVSNWVIGMTIVAAGTSLPELVTCLAASLKGRNEMLLGNLIGSDFFNFAGVLGLTCLLRPLEVSPDALPGLTVLVGMVALVLFFIRTGWKVSRWEGAVLVCLSLGRWWFDFTS from the coding sequence ATGCTTTCCAATATATTTTTCTTTGTACTGAGTATCTTCCTGCTTTGGTTCGGTGCGGACTGGATTGTTGAGTCAGCCTCGAAGATTGCGAAGAAATACAAAGTGTCCGATCTGGTGATCGGACTGACCATTGTTGCTTTCGGTACTTCTGCTCCTGAATTTCTGGTTACAGCTACCGCAGCATTCAAGGGACTTTCTGATATTTCCCTTTCCAATGTTGTCGGGTCAAACATTTTTAACTTGGGTTTTATTCTGGGCCTGATGGCCTTGATCAAGCCTTTGCCGACCAACAGGTCGTTGGCAATGCGCGATACTCCGCTGCTGCTTTTCACCACTGCACTCATTCTGGGCCTTGCCTATTTTGATATGCTGGACCGTTCCGCAGGTCTCATGTTGCTGACAATTCTTGGTGCTTACATCGCCTATCTGCTAGTGCACAGCAAGAGGGCTGCCAATGCCATGGCCGGTATTGTACCGGATGTGGAAGAAGAGAACGGCAGCGAGATCAGTACAAAAGACTGGGTCAAGTTGCTGGCCGGATTTATTGGCATCGCACTTGGCGGTGATTTTATGGTTGATGCCGCTTCGGAGATTGCCCGTCATTTCGGTGTATCCAACTGGGTAATCGGCATGACCATCGTTGCTGCCGGAACCTCCCTGCCGGAACTGGTGACTTGTCTTGCCGCTTCCCTTAAGGGACGTAATGAAATGCTGCTTGGTAACCTTATCGGTAGTGACTTCTTCAACTTCGCCGGAGTACTGGGGCTTACCTGCCTGCTGCGTCCGCTGGAAGTTTCCCCGGATGCATTGCCCGGACTTACTGTTCTGGTCGGGATGGTTGCGCTGGTGCTCTTCTTCATCCGCACTGGGTGGAAGGTTTCCCGCTGGGAAGGTGCCGTTCTGGTCTGCCTGAGTCTCGGACGCTGGTGGTTTGACTTTACCAGCTAG
- a CDS encoding GNAT family N-acetyltransferase, whose amino-acid sequence MELEIVYDCKNVDWNDVVEMLKSVGMAFHSPEKHRRAFEASHTTVFIYSEKQLVGFGRAISDGEYQAAVYDCAVSSACQGQGIGSLIMREILKQLPDCNVILYAAPGKEGFYQKHEFRKMKTGMALFVDQMAAINKGFTE is encoded by the coding sequence ATGGAGCTGGAAATAGTATATGACTGCAAAAATGTTGATTGGAATGATGTGGTAGAAATGCTGAAATCAGTTGGAATGGCTTTTCATTCACCCGAAAAACACAGGCGTGCTTTTGAGGCTAGTCATACTACTGTATTTATATATTCAGAAAAGCAGTTAGTCGGCTTTGGTAGAGCTATTTCTGACGGTGAATACCAAGCCGCTGTGTATGATTGTGCTGTTTCATCAGCGTGTCAGGGGCAGGGTATAGGTTCCTTGATCATGCGTGAAATTTTAAAGCAGCTTCCTGATTGCAATGTGATTCTTTATGCTGCACCGGGAAAAGAGGGCTTTTATCAAAAACATGAATTCCGCAAGATGAAAACCGGGATGGCTCTCTTTGTTGATCAAATGGCCGCAATTAATAAAGGGTTCACTGAATAG